One Polyangiaceae bacterium genomic window carries:
- a CDS encoding YkgJ family cysteine cluster protein yields the protein MPAATIIRPVWRRFRPRWLARAAAHVRAGGCAAIVDEHDNVRVLLPVDAKGKLPELALWALLAIEHRRTTRALDGPAKGLATTLIKPRFAGSVLDWCARDAVHEGATRSFELDCIACGACCHDANVILDEVDLDRFRKGGRKDLTTSKYIVRHRDGRISLRFAKPGPCQLQASDNRCTIYELRPDNCKRFVAGSEACLAAREDTLHLRDGAPWDDDVVPSTT from the coding sequence GTGCCTGCCGCCACCATCATTCGGCCCGTTTGGCGTCGTTTTCGTCCACGTTGGCTCGCGCGCGCAGCCGCTCACGTGCGAGCGGGCGGATGCGCCGCGATCGTCGACGAACACGACAACGTACGCGTGCTCCTGCCGGTCGACGCCAAGGGCAAACTTCCGGAATTGGCGCTCTGGGCGCTCTTGGCCATCGAACACAGGCGCACGACGCGTGCTCTCGACGGACCCGCAAAGGGACTCGCGACGACGCTCATCAAACCTCGCTTCGCCGGCTCGGTGCTGGATTGGTGCGCTCGAGACGCCGTACACGAAGGCGCAACGCGTTCGTTCGAGCTCGATTGCATTGCATGCGGGGCGTGCTGTCACGACGCGAACGTGATCCTCGACGAAGTGGACCTCGATCGTTTTCGCAAAGGGGGCCGAAAAGACCTGACGACGTCCAAGTACATCGTGCGACATCGGGACGGGCGAATATCGTTACGGTTCGCCAAACCCGGGCCATGTCAGCTTCAAGCGTCGGACAATCGATGCACGATTTACGAATTGAGGCCAGACAATTGCAAAAGGTTCGTCGCAGGAAGCGAAGCATGCCTCGCGGCGCGCGAAGATACGCTGCACCTTCGGGACGGCGCCCCATGGGACGATGACGTGGTTCCCTCGACAACATAA
- a CDS encoding STAS domain-containing protein, which yields MDDVFESCPAVLLVMKVDGSVIRANGEAMRVLGEGCGAGRSLLDVVHVADRDSFATLLQGTPIDDEPVRTTVRIQCNGDAYRTFSWSGRRAANRAEIHAALVLSAEPDSASVPPPEDPGRILKFILDKTDVIVTVAYPGGRVSFNDGVTLEKMGLGRNFLVGGNLFEAYGANPTIVENLHAVFRGEDREWTSSAHNVHWEAWFTPVKDAAGNVMAIMGVTIDKSEEKRTIDEMQTKIELIERQQQVIRNLETPIIELWDRVVTLPMVGVVDSGRAARVMDDLLSAVSRLNARFAILDLTGVDTVDTATASHLVSLVQAIRLLGAEGIITGIRPTVAQTVVSLGLDLSRIATCSNLREGLKLCLRRMKSVEGN from the coding sequence ATGGACGACGTTTTCGAGTCTTGCCCGGCAGTGCTTCTCGTGATGAAAGTCGACGGATCGGTCATCCGAGCGAACGGGGAGGCGATGCGCGTGTTGGGCGAGGGGTGTGGGGCGGGGCGGTCTTTGTTGGATGTCGTACATGTCGCCGATCGGGATTCTTTCGCAACGCTCTTGCAAGGCACGCCGATTGACGATGAACCGGTGCGCACGACGGTGCGAATTCAATGCAATGGCGATGCCTATCGGACGTTTTCATGGAGCGGTCGTCGCGCTGCCAATCGCGCTGAAATCCATGCGGCGCTGGTGCTTTCCGCAGAACCGGATTCGGCATCGGTGCCACCGCCGGAAGATCCGGGCCGCATTTTGAAGTTCATTCTCGACAAAACGGACGTCATCGTCACGGTTGCATATCCGGGCGGGCGAGTTTCCTTCAATGACGGCGTGACGCTCGAAAAAATGGGCCTCGGACGCAACTTCCTCGTTGGCGGTAACCTGTTCGAGGCGTATGGAGCGAACCCGACTATCGTCGAAAACCTGCACGCCGTTTTCCGTGGTGAGGATCGTGAATGGACGTCCAGCGCGCATAACGTTCATTGGGAAGCCTGGTTTACGCCCGTCAAGGATGCGGCTGGTAACGTGATGGCGATCATGGGTGTGACGATCGACAAGAGCGAGGAGAAGCGCACCATCGATGAAATGCAGACCAAAATCGAGCTCATCGAACGGCAGCAGCAGGTGATTCGGAATTTGGAGACGCCCATCATCGAATTGTGGGACCGAGTCGTCACGTTGCCCATGGTCGGCGTGGTCGATAGCGGGCGCGCTGCGCGTGTGATGGATGATTTGCTCTCGGCCGTTTCGCGACTCAATGCCCGTTTCGCGATTCTCGATCTGACGGGCGTCGACACGGTGGATACCGCAACGGCGAGCCATCTCGTGAGTCTCGTGCAAGCCATTCGCCTGCTCGGGGCCGAAGGGATCATTACGGGGATTAGGCCCACCGTCGCGCAAACCGTGGTGAGCCTGGGGCTCGATCTTTCGCGCATCGCGACGTGCTCGAATTTGCGCGAAGGGCTCAAGCTGTGCCTGCGGCGCATGAAGTCCGTCGAAGGTAACTGA
- a CDS encoding polymer-forming cytoskeletal protein, whose product MFNRRGLAGLLGLFAVLAMTAPAGASVEKKGEWPAEDKKITLNIDHTSQANAIKRLADEAGWSVVVRGTGDEIAELHVKDQPADKVLALILADGEWTAQRDGTLISISQNAGAKALPPVPPVAAVPPVPEVPPPPVVAPVVPGVKVTVDVNADDGKNIQKGEGNDREVVGQNLVIDKDEVVRNVQLVGGSLVIKGTVTGDVELVGGKVELAPGSRVMGDIEVMGGSVLVKTGARLDGDTQIVGGRFEREEGAQVTGAVSTRIEGNDDEGALGARMVREMGECTTAGAFLFALGAVLIALFTRRSEALKVEFAARPMRTFALGIAGLVGGIVVLAALCVTLIGIPFAAILLLLAIFATFAAMTSVLEVMGRALIGHKTKNEYAHLALGCGLFALTMMIPVVDDIAKVVLMFMSIGTLVATRAAGLIPARKTAPHIDDSHPYRSAEAV is encoded by the coding sequence ATGTTCAATCGACGAGGTTTGGCGGGGCTATTGGGTCTTTTCGCGGTTTTGGCCATGACGGCGCCGGCAGGTGCATCCGTCGAGAAAAAGGGAGAATGGCCTGCGGAAGACAAAAAGATCACGTTGAACATCGATCACACGTCGCAAGCAAATGCCATCAAGCGATTGGCAGACGAAGCGGGTTGGAGCGTCGTCGTGCGCGGCACGGGCGATGAAATTGCCGAGCTTCACGTCAAGGATCAGCCGGCGGACAAGGTTTTGGCATTGATTCTCGCCGACGGTGAATGGACGGCGCAACGTGACGGAACGCTGATTTCGATATCGCAGAATGCGGGCGCCAAAGCATTGCCTCCGGTGCCGCCTGTTGCAGCCGTTCCGCCCGTTCCCGAAGTGCCTCCTCCGCCCGTCGTCGCGCCGGTCGTGCCCGGCGTCAAGGTCACGGTCGACGTGAATGCGGACGACGGCAAAAATATTCAAAAAGGCGAGGGCAACGATCGCGAAGTGGTTGGTCAAAACCTCGTCATCGACAAGGACGAAGTTGTCCGGAACGTCCAATTGGTGGGCGGATCGCTCGTCATCAAAGGGACGGTCACCGGCGATGTGGAGCTCGTGGGTGGCAAGGTCGAGCTTGCGCCGGGTTCGCGGGTGATGGGCGATATCGAGGTCATGGGGGGATCGGTGCTCGTCAAAACGGGTGCACGCCTCGATGGAGATACGCAAATCGTGGGCGGTCGGTTCGAGCGTGAGGAGGGGGCGCAGGTGACGGGCGCCGTGTCGACGCGCATCGAGGGGAATGACGACGAAGGAGCGCTCGGGGCGCGCATGGTGCGAGAAATGGGTGAATGCACGACGGCGGGAGCGTTTCTTTTTGCGCTGGGAGCCGTTTTGATTGCGCTTTTCACGAGGCGCTCGGAGGCGCTCAAAGTGGAATTTGCGGCGCGACCGATGCGGACGTTTGCCCTGGGAATTGCGGGGCTCGTTGGAGGCATCGTGGTGCTCGCGGCGCTCTGCGTCACGCTGATTGGCATTCCGTTTGCCGCGATTTTACTTCTTCTGGCGATATTCGCGACGTTCGCCGCCATGACATCGGTGCTCGAAGTCATGGGCCGAGCGCTCATTGGTCATAAAACAAAAAATGAATATGCGCACTTGGCGCTTGGGTGCGGCCTCTTTGCGCTCACGATGATGATCCCCGTCGTCGATGACATCGCGAAGGTCGTGCTGATGTTCATGTCGATTGGCACTTTGGTGGCGACCCGCGCTGCGGGTTTGATTCCGGCGCGAAAGACGGCGCCGCACATCGACGATTCGCATCCGTATCGAAGCGCGGAAGCGGTTTGA
- a CDS encoding RNA polymerase sigma factor, translating into MIPNVPGPKDAPQAASISPEETAALRQVVAAVVACVLGERRDHPDVEDCTHEALSRALVGRSRLRDGEPLRPWVIGIARHVALDALRGRKRARRYEAQAPTPAEESAPVWLDWVPDPTPGPEERTASAERAVRLERALLSFPADQRRALVMFHVDGVGYHDIAKQLGVPLGTVATWLARGRRLLAESVGE; encoded by the coding sequence ATGATTCCCAACGTCCCCGGTCCGAAGGACGCGCCCCAAGCGGCGTCGATCTCGCCGGAGGAAACAGCGGCGTTGCGACAGGTTGTCGCGGCGGTGGTGGCGTGTGTCCTTGGTGAACGCCGGGATCATCCCGACGTTGAGGATTGCACGCATGAAGCGCTTTCGCGTGCGCTTGTAGGACGAAGCCGTCTTCGCGACGGTGAGCCTCTTCGGCCTTGGGTCATTGGTATTGCGCGTCACGTGGCGCTCGATGCCCTCCGAGGTCGCAAGCGTGCGCGGCGATACGAAGCGCAAGCGCCTACACCTGCAGAGGAATCTGCTCCGGTGTGGCTTGATTGGGTTCCCGACCCGACGCCGGGTCCCGAGGAGCGGACGGCGAGTGCTGAGCGAGCGGTGCGGCTCGAACGGGCGCTCCTTTCGTTCCCTGCGGATCAACGCCGGGCGCTCGTGATGTTTCACGTCGATGGCGTGGGATATCACGACATTGCAAAGCAACTCGGCGTCCCGCTCGGGACCGTCGCGACGTGGCTCGCGCGCGGCCGAAGATTGCTTGCGGAATCGGTTGGCGAATGA
- a CDS encoding SUMF1/EgtB/PvdO family nonheme iron enzyme, with product MSEPQNNRDPFGLSGTTIEGKYRIVQVIGDGGFGVVYRGEHTGFGESIAIKCLKLPAELSEKNRAQFLEQLREEGRLLHRLSRVTSGIVQALDVGAFVTPNGSWVPYLVLEWLEGETLGELLKGRSQKPDAGMDVAEAVALLEPAARALAVAHSQKIAHRDVKPANLFVTNVGGKKTVKVLDFGIAKVLTEHASFTEALAATRQAPTAFTPRYGAPEQFNKQRGASGPWTDVFALALVFVELVSGRKALEGDDPTELYVMAADPMLRPTARARGANVPDPVERVLSKALAVEPKHRYPDCGSFWDALVAAVAESRGARASSPGVAAPGATPVAADPHADSLLNTAEFAEKKNLGVATEVGGKVSIGTGAGELDATEAVPTRLLEQKPKNGTLPMRDADPMAETPLGERVQRPSSSKKPAPLPELKNTLKAAGTGAPSEKEPGLDTTTMGKNDKPIWPWLVGALLIGGGALGYTLFTMGSPDKPVSKPVTNVVPSGKTKTLPSSNVVSEPIASASAMPSASAVASASAAPPFVPPPDMKLIPPGKAKLGEGANARDVTVTRAFFIDPTEVTVDQYRLCTTCPESKSVVLPAESESLIKGIMAAAAATSDAGPDDDGPINLLEYANAWTPKCNDLRGAGDHPMNCVTAAAAEAYCRFRGRRLPTEAEWEYAARGEAGRRFPWGGEAPVCNRSCYGRNGTCLDASEGVTTCSIQMRPKDRTPDGLYDMGGNVAEWTADGFAEAPPGGADPKGSPGATMRVVRGGSFLDAASHVRATFRMGVMPTTAHVTIGFRCAMDGPPEEPPTAPPVPTQ from the coding sequence ATGTCCGAACCTCAGAACAATCGGGATCCATTTGGTCTGTCCGGGACGACCATCGAAGGCAAATACCGCATCGTGCAGGTCATTGGCGATGGCGGCTTCGGCGTCGTGTACCGCGGCGAGCACACGGGGTTCGGCGAGAGCATCGCGATCAAGTGCTTGAAGTTGCCCGCGGAGCTCAGTGAAAAAAACCGCGCTCAGTTCCTCGAACAGCTCCGCGAAGAAGGGCGCCTGCTTCATCGCTTGTCCCGCGTCACGTCCGGCATCGTCCAGGCGCTCGACGTGGGCGCGTTCGTCACGCCAAACGGCTCGTGGGTCCCCTACTTGGTGCTCGAATGGCTCGAAGGCGAGACGCTCGGCGAGCTGCTCAAGGGGCGCAGCCAGAAGCCCGATGCAGGCATGGATGTCGCCGAGGCCGTCGCACTGCTCGAACCGGCCGCGCGTGCGCTCGCCGTGGCGCATTCGCAGAAGATCGCCCATCGAGACGTCAAGCCGGCGAACTTGTTCGTGACCAACGTCGGCGGCAAGAAAACGGTGAAAGTGCTCGATTTCGGCATCGCCAAGGTGCTGACCGAACACGCGAGCTTCACCGAAGCGCTCGCTGCGACGCGGCAAGCTCCAACGGCGTTCACGCCGCGGTATGGAGCGCCCGAACAGTTCAACAAGCAGCGAGGTGCATCGGGCCCGTGGACCGACGTGTTCGCGTTGGCGCTCGTGTTCGTCGAGCTCGTCAGCGGTCGCAAGGCGCTCGAAGGAGACGACCCTACCGAGCTTTACGTGATGGCGGCCGATCCGATGCTCAGGCCGACCGCGCGAGCTCGTGGAGCGAACGTGCCGGATCCTGTCGAGCGAGTCTTGTCGAAGGCGCTCGCGGTGGAACCGAAGCACAGGTATCCCGATTGTGGCTCGTTCTGGGATGCGCTCGTCGCGGCCGTCGCGGAAAGTCGCGGAGCACGCGCGTCTTCTCCGGGGGTAGCGGCGCCCGGCGCGACGCCCGTGGCGGCGGATCCACATGCGGACAGCTTGCTGAACACCGCGGAATTTGCTGAAAAGAAAAACCTTGGCGTCGCGACCGAAGTTGGTGGCAAGGTGAGCATTGGGACGGGCGCCGGAGAGCTCGATGCAACGGAAGCCGTGCCGACGCGGCTGCTCGAGCAAAAGCCCAAGAACGGCACGCTGCCGATGCGCGACGCCGATCCGATGGCGGAAACGCCGCTCGGTGAACGCGTGCAAAGGCCGTCGTCGTCGAAGAAGCCCGCGCCTCTTCCCGAATTGAAGAATACGTTGAAGGCTGCAGGGACGGGGGCTCCATCCGAGAAAGAGCCGGGTCTCGATACGACGACCATGGGGAAGAATGACAAACCCATTTGGCCGTGGCTCGTCGGGGCGCTTCTGATTGGTGGCGGAGCGCTCGGGTACACGCTGTTTACAATGGGATCTCCCGACAAACCCGTGTCGAAACCCGTCACGAATGTCGTACCGTCCGGAAAAACCAAAACGTTACCGAGTAGTAATGTCGTGTCCGAGCCGATTGCGAGCGCCAGTGCAATGCCGAGCGCGAGCGCTGTGGCGTCGGCATCGGCGGCGCCTCCATTCGTTCCGCCTCCCGACATGAAGCTGATTCCACCGGGCAAGGCAAAGCTCGGCGAAGGAGCGAACGCGCGGGACGTGACGGTGACGCGCGCGTTTTTCATCGATCCGACGGAAGTCACGGTGGATCAATATCGATTGTGCACGACGTGTCCGGAATCGAAGTCGGTCGTATTGCCCGCCGAAAGTGAATCGCTCATCAAAGGGATCATGGCTGCTGCCGCTGCGACGAGCGACGCTGGACCGGATGATGACGGTCCCATCAATCTGCTCGAGTATGCCAATGCGTGGACGCCCAAGTGCAATGATCTTCGCGGCGCCGGGGATCATCCCATGAATTGCGTCACGGCTGCGGCAGCCGAAGCTTATTGCCGTTTTCGCGGTCGCCGATTGCCGACGGAAGCCGAGTGGGAATATGCAGCGCGCGGAGAAGCCGGGCGGCGTTTTCCGTGGGGCGGCGAAGCACCGGTATGCAATCGCTCATGCTACGGTCGCAATGGGACGTGTTTGGATGCAAGCGAAGGCGTGACCACGTGTTCGATCCAAATGCGCCCCAAGGACCGCACGCCTGACGGGCTTTACGACATGGGCGGCAACGTCGCCGAATGGACCGCGGATGGTTTTGCCGAAGCTCCGCCGGGCGGGGCGGATCCAAAAGGCTCACCGGGGGCGACCATGCGCGTCGTGCGCGGGGGTAGCTTCTTGGATGCAGCGTCTCACGTGCGAGCGACGTTCCGCATGGGCGTCATGCCCACGACGGCGCACGTGACGATTGGCTTCCGATGCGCGATGGACGGGCCGCCGGAAGAACCGCCGACGGCGCCGCCCGTGCCGACGCAGTAA
- a CDS encoding type II toxin-antitoxin system VapC family toxin: protein MGYLIDTNVLAEVRKRERGNPQVQAWMKSVRSSDLYLSVLVIGEVRAGIERLRRRDTAGAAALETWLSQIEKGYGARILPVSREIAEAWGHMTVPDPLPVIDGLLAATAKVQGLTLVTRNTKDVVRTGVSLLNPFE from the coding sequence GTGGGATACTTGATCGATACGAACGTTCTTGCTGAAGTACGAAAGCGCGAGCGAGGCAATCCGCAGGTCCAGGCTTGGATGAAGTCGGTTCGTTCGTCGGACTTGTACCTTTCCGTTCTCGTCATTGGCGAAGTGCGTGCTGGCATCGAGAGGTTGCGTCGCCGCGATACCGCTGGGGCTGCAGCGCTGGAAACGTGGCTATCGCAAATCGAGAAAGGTTACGGCGCTCGAATATTGCCGGTGTCGCGCGAGATAGCGGAAGCGTGGGGACACATGACGGTGCCCGACCCGCTCCCAGTCATTGACGGATTGCTTGCTGCGACGGCGAAGGTCCAGGGTCTCACGCTGGTCACGCGCAACACGAAGGATGTCGTGCGCACTGGTGTTTCATTGCTGAATCCGTTCGAATGA
- a CDS encoding response regulator, with the protein MKRRTGENRLRGARGYLLAVVLSGLVLLIRVALGPILGERAPLAAFTLAVAVAASLGGLGPGLLATLLGACLGVMFFYEPAGTFVLGTASDVVNLLLFLSSSVLISVLGHRMRRSVVRAEQAILEDELVVVCTITENASDAFFILEEQGTITFMNARAKAWLSHESQSAIGRPLHDLLHPKEGDTKCALRQAIRDHRALEPTECLLSRPDGTQFPGLCSVRIIHRANRQRTMFVEIRDLTVEKQIREERERMLERERAARVELGRASRMKDELMDMVSHELRTPLTAILGWVQLLRRQPSNSSYMERGLGIIERNARMQEQLVSDLLDASRARVGKISIEKRSIAIESVIEAAIDSVRLDAEAKGIHLKTVLEPSSVALYGDASRLQQVFWNLLTNAIKFTSQGGHIEISLSVKEGFIEVSVQDDGRGIDAADLPHVFDRFWQANSPLNRDFRGLGLGLPIVEHIVRLHGGRVRAESEGLGKGARLVVELPYGDSLEELAREEPRHSIATQEAPLRGLCIMVVEDEPDVLDFIQQVLEAAGARVITATSAEDALTRLATMTPNVLVSDIGMPGMDGYEMIRKLREVLKKVVPALALTAFSREEDRAQAIQAGFHEHLSKPIAPTELQAIVARLAIVR; encoded by the coding sequence ATGAAAAGGCGAACCGGGGAAAACCGTTTGCGCGGCGCGCGCGGTTATCTGCTCGCGGTGGTCCTCAGCGGGCTCGTCCTGCTGATTCGCGTGGCGCTCGGGCCAATCCTCGGTGAACGTGCCCCACTCGCTGCATTCACGCTCGCCGTAGCCGTGGCTGCTTCGCTTGGAGGTTTGGGGCCCGGCTTGCTCGCCACGCTGCTTGGCGCTTGTTTGGGTGTCATGTTTTTTTATGAGCCGGCTGGGACGTTCGTTCTCGGGACGGCGAGCGATGTCGTGAACTTGCTGTTGTTTTTGTCGTCGAGCGTGCTCATCAGCGTGCTTGGTCATCGCATGAGGCGTTCGGTCGTGCGCGCCGAGCAAGCGATCCTCGAAGATGAATTGGTGGTGGTATGTACCATCACTGAAAATGCCTCTGACGCTTTTTTCATATTGGAAGAGCAGGGGACGATTACGTTCATGAATGCCAGGGCGAAAGCGTGGCTTTCGCATGAATCGCAATCGGCCATCGGGCGGCCGCTGCATGACTTGCTTCATCCCAAAGAAGGCGACACCAAGTGTGCATTGCGGCAGGCGATTCGGGATCATCGAGCGCTCGAGCCCACGGAATGCCTCTTATCGCGTCCCGACGGCACACAATTTCCTGGGCTTTGCAGTGTGCGAATCATTCATCGAGCGAACCGGCAGAGGACCATGTTCGTGGAGATCCGCGATCTCACGGTGGAAAAGCAGATTCGGGAAGAACGCGAGCGAATGCTGGAGCGCGAGCGCGCAGCGCGTGTCGAGTTGGGTCGTGCGAGTCGTATGAAGGACGAGCTCATGGATATGGTATCGCACGAGCTTCGCACGCCACTCACGGCCATTCTTGGCTGGGTGCAGCTATTGCGTCGCCAGCCGTCGAATTCTTCCTACATGGAGCGTGGTTTGGGCATCATCGAGCGCAATGCAAGGATGCAGGAGCAGCTCGTTTCCGATTTGCTCGATGCCAGCCGCGCGAGGGTGGGCAAAATCAGCATTGAAAAGCGCAGCATCGCCATCGAATCCGTGATTGAAGCGGCCATCGATTCGGTGCGGCTCGATGCCGAGGCGAAAGGAATTCATTTGAAAACCGTGCTCGAACCGAGCAGCGTTGCGCTGTATGGCGATGCATCGCGTTTGCAGCAGGTCTTTTGGAATCTGCTCACGAATGCCATCAAGTTTACGTCGCAAGGTGGGCACATTGAAATTAGTTTGTCGGTCAAGGAAGGTTTTATCGAGGTATCGGTGCAGGATGATGGTCGAGGTATCGACGCAGCCGACTTGCCCCATGTCTTCGATCGATTCTGGCAAGCCAATAGCCCCTTGAATCGCGATTTCCGCGGCCTAGGTCTCGGCTTACCCATTGTCGAGCACATCGTGAGGCTCCATGGCGGCCGCGTGCGAGCTGAAAGCGAGGGGCTCGGCAAAGGAGCGCGCCTCGTCGTCGAGCTCCCTTATGGCGATTCGCTCGAGGAGTTGGCACGCGAGGAACCGCGCCATTCAATTGCGACCCAAGAAGCGCCCCTGCGAGGTCTTTGCATCATGGTGGTGGAAGACGAACCCGATGTTCTCGATTTCATTCAGCAAGTGCTCGAGGCTGCGGGGGCACGCGTGATCACGGCGACTTCGGCTGAAGATGCGCTGACGCGGCTGGCGACGATGACGCCGAACGTGCTGGTGAGCGACATTGGAATGCCCGGCATGGACGGTTATGAAATGATTCGGAAGTTACGCGAAGTGCTCAAGAAGGTCGTGCCAGCGCTCGCGCTCACGGCGTTTTCGCGCGAGGAGGATCGAGCGCAGGCCATTCAAGCTGGATTTCACGAGCATCTCAGCAAGCCCATCGCTCCGACGGAATTGCAAGCCATCGTGGCTCGCTTGGCGATTGTGCGGTAG
- a CDS encoding redoxin domain-containing protein: protein MHGRGDQSECVRLVGRLSALTVALAGLGCDGATKEPPGPVVGRSNAVTAQSGATTPASTASASAKPLAPAAPKKLCVDQSAKTAPKGAVKTASAPGATALPSSISFGVGKWIWVNLWAAWCGPCKEEMPRILNFHSRLRTAGVMVDLAFVSLDDDERQLQRFLAAQPEAGVRASYWLPEGAGRDSWIQALGVKNAGELPVHALVAPSGQVACLIQGAVEDSDYAAIAKIMNASQ, encoded by the coding sequence GTGCACGGCCGAGGCGATCAATCGGAGTGCGTTCGTCTCGTGGGTCGACTGTCAGCTCTGACCGTCGCGCTCGCTGGTCTTGGTTGTGATGGCGCCACGAAGGAGCCTCCGGGCCCCGTTGTTGGGCGGAGCAACGCGGTGACGGCGCAAAGCGGGGCGACGACGCCAGCATCGACTGCGTCTGCGTCGGCCAAGCCTTTGGCGCCTGCAGCGCCGAAGAAGCTGTGCGTCGATCAATCGGCGAAAACGGCTCCGAAGGGTGCGGTGAAAACGGCGAGCGCGCCGGGCGCGACGGCGCTCCCTTCGAGCATTTCGTTTGGTGTGGGCAAGTGGATTTGGGTGAACTTGTGGGCGGCCTGGTGTGGCCCGTGCAAAGAGGAAATGCCGCGGATCTTGAACTTCCACAGCCGCCTCAGAACCGCAGGTGTGATGGTCGATCTCGCGTTTGTCTCGCTCGATGACGACGAACGGCAATTGCAGCGGTTTCTCGCGGCTCAACCCGAAGCCGGCGTGCGTGCTTCGTATTGGCTCCCGGAAGGCGCGGGGCGCGATTCGTGGATTCAAGCGCTTGGCGTGAAAAACGCCGGCGAGCTTCCCGTGCATGCGCTCGTTGCGCCGAGCGGTCAGGTAGCGTGTTTGATTCAAGGTGCCGTCGAGGATTCGGATTATGCTGCCATTGCGAAGATCATGAACGCCTCGCAGTGA
- a CDS encoding serine/threonine protein kinase: MPSRTHSWCGRDGAVVEATHLGLDQRVAMKFMLPHVADREGNIERFMREARAASKLRSEHVPKVLDFGTIEHSMPYLVMELLDGCDLAAMIRPTAPLDVAEVCEIGIQACEALSEAHARGIIHRDIKPANLFVTRRADGSPCVKVLDFGIAKQLSDAGALEPQGLTATDAMIGSPYYMSPEQLRSARDVDARSDIWSLGVTLYQALTCKRPYVAENLGALILCIVENPPVPPHDVRPDIPPALGNVLLKCLQRKSDDRFQNMFELASALAHFAPPRCHVLLDRIRAHCASGEHGNGPAAPMDAPAPRISATPTPNASGSERGHPAIDAVGVPLAPSGTNEPWTGTHADRRPHGAGRWVAIGGATLLGAIATAVVIRSGSSTTAESTPAEAAAGVSVQSVEVVAAPAPSAALPPASAIASTQPSAHPPEPAATAAPVRTAVPTVRKSGTQSDGSAKLPDYGAVK, encoded by the coding sequence ATACCGAGTCGAACGCATTCTTGGTGCGGGCGGGATGGGGCCGTCGTCGAAGCGACACACCTCGGACTCGACCAGCGCGTCGCGATGAAGTTCATGCTGCCTCACGTAGCCGACCGCGAGGGGAACATCGAGCGGTTCATGCGTGAAGCGCGCGCGGCGAGCAAGCTGCGAAGCGAGCATGTTCCCAAGGTGCTCGATTTCGGAACGATCGAGCACAGCATGCCGTATCTGGTCATGGAACTGCTCGACGGCTGTGACTTGGCGGCAATGATACGGCCCACCGCGCCACTCGACGTGGCCGAAGTGTGCGAAATCGGGATTCAAGCGTGTGAAGCCCTGTCCGAAGCGCACGCGCGAGGAATCATTCATCGCGACATCAAACCCGCCAACCTTTTCGTCACGCGCAGGGCCGACGGAAGCCCATGTGTGAAGGTGCTCGACTTCGGCATTGCCAAGCAACTCTCCGATGCCGGCGCGCTCGAGCCCCAAGGCCTCACGGCGACCGATGCCATGATTGGATCGCCGTATTACATGTCGCCCGAGCAACTTCGGTCGGCGCGTGACGTCGATGCGCGAAGTGATATTTGGTCGCTCGGCGTGACCTTGTATCAGGCGCTCACGTGCAAACGGCCCTACGTGGCGGAAAACCTGGGTGCGCTCATTCTGTGCATCGTCGAAAATCCTCCCGTACCGCCGCACGACGTGCGACCCGACATTCCCCCAGCGCTCGGCAATGTTCTCTTGAAATGCCTCCAGCGCAAGTCGGACGACCGATTTCAAAACATGTTCGAGCTGGCTTCGGCATTGGCACATTTCGCGCCGCCGCGATGTCATGTGCTCCTGGATCGAATACGCGCCCATTGTGCCAGCGGTGAACACGGCAATGGTCCTGCTGCGCCAATGGATGCCCCTGCTCCTCGAATTTCCGCGACCCCAACACCCAATGCGAGCGGCTCCGAACGCGGTCATCCGGCCATCGATGCCGTTGGCGTTCCATTGGCGCCCTCGGGAACCAACGAGCCATGGACCGGAACGCACGCAGACCGGCGCCCTCATGGTGCCGGACGCTGGGTGGCGATTGGAGGCGCTACGCTGCTCGGCGCCATTGCAACCGCCGTGGTCATTCGTAGTGGGTCGAGCACGACCGCGGAATCAACGCCGGCAGAAGCCGCTGCCGGAGTGAGCGTGCAATCGGTCGAGGTCGTCGCCGCGCCTGCACCATCTGCTGCATTGCCGCCTGCTTCTGCGATTGCATCGACGCAGCCGTCCGCACATCCCCCAGAACCGGCCGCGACCGCAGCACCCGTGCGCACGGCCGTTCCAACGGTCCGCAAGTCGGGCACGCAGTCCGATGGGAGCGCAAAGTTGCCCGATTACGGGGCCGTAAAATGA